A region of Veillonellaceae bacterium DNA encodes the following proteins:
- a CDS encoding DUF1292 domain-containing protein gives MENKTEESIIVTIDDTEGNSRDFVQDMVIPFDGKEFAVLVSIPESMDSEEEPDIILARIDKDQDGEVVYVSPTDEEYDAVAEIYNAM, from the coding sequence ATGGAAAATAAAACCGAAGAATCAATCATCGTGACAATCGACGATACGGAAGGGAATTCCAGAGATTTTGTACAGGATATGGTAATACCGTTCGACGGCAAGGAATTTGCCGTTCTGGTATCGATTCCTGAAAGTATGGATTCTGAAGAAGAACCCGATATCATATTAGCCAGAATTGACAAGGATCAGGACGGAGAAGTCGTTTACGTATCTCCAACTGATGAAGAATATGACGCTGTCGCTGAAATCTATAATGCCATGTAA
- a CDS encoding IreB family regulatory phosphoprotein: protein MSVSDETILFNKNADEGENTQASMILQEVYAALKEAGHNPTVQLVGYLVSGEPTYITSRHDARKLISGIERDELVEELVRFYIKHKGL, encoded by the coding sequence ATGTCAGTCTCTGATGAAACAATTTTATTTAATAAAAATGCCGACGAAGGTGAAAACACACAGGCATCTATGATTTTGCAGGAAGTGTATGCTGCTCTTAAGGAAGCCGGGCATAATCCAACCGTTCAGCTTGTCGGATATTTGGTATCTGGAGAACCGACATATATTACCAGCAGGCATGATGCAAGAAAGCTTATCTCGGGCATTGAAAGAGATGAGCTTGTAGAAGAATTAGTCAGATTCTATATAAAGCATAAGGGTCTCTGA
- a CDS encoding DNA repair exonuclease codes for MGKHFSFIHCADLHLGEPFGDVRLGGSGPWNEQISKSTFKAFEKVVDAAIDNRVDAILISGDVYNSDHHSLAAQMAFARELYRAAENGIETFIVHGNHDPEEAWRADIPLPDMVHIFSSSEVQALPLMKDGEKAATIYGISYKTRHVGTDLAQGFHHNPEDGFAIGMLHTDVGAASGNYAPCTIEELKNSGIDYWALGHIHTRKTLSVKPYVVYPGNIQGLNISEIGPRGCYLVDVGAYGTVTLKFIESDVIRWMDMVIDISNLKQIGELITEISRRRAGLKELTGRPSMVRIVLTGSGPLHEMVSSDDGQEYILQTLNEKEQFRFLFAYFIKIDDNTRPDINLKERRQIPDIVGTYLRTYDIWNDLPAEEKKKALRNIVEEQPEIMRYSKLIKSLNDDILVRAFRKAELLGAEMLTEEEANNEDH; via the coding sequence ATGGGAAAGCACTTTTCTTTTATACATTGTGCCGACTTGCACTTAGGCGAACCATTTGGAGATGTACGCCTTGGCGGCAGTGGTCCATGGAATGAACAAATCAGCAAATCGACCTTTAAGGCATTTGAAAAGGTTGTGGACGCTGCGATCGATAACCGGGTAGATGCTATTTTGATTTCCGGTGATGTATATAATAGTGATCATCATAGTTTGGCAGCGCAAATGGCCTTTGCCCGTGAATTGTATCGTGCGGCTGAAAATGGCATTGAAACTTTTATAGTACATGGAAATCACGATCCGGAAGAGGCCTGGCGTGCCGATATCCCGCTGCCAGATATGGTGCATATTTTCTCCTCCAGCGAAGTGCAGGCTCTGCCATTGATGAAAGATGGAGAAAAAGCTGCAACTATTTATGGAATCAGCTACAAGACAAGACATGTGGGGACTGATCTAGCTCAAGGGTTTCATCATAATCCGGAAGACGGATTTGCAATCGGCATGCTCCATACAGATGTCGGGGCAGCATCGGGGAATTATGCGCCCTGCACGATTGAAGAACTTAAGAATTCCGGGATTGATTACTGGGCACTGGGTCATATACACACAAGAAAAACTTTGTCAGTAAAACCGTATGTCGTGTATCCCGGCAATATCCAGGGACTTAATATAAGCGAAATAGGGCCGAGGGGCTGTTACCTTGTCGATGTGGGCGCTTATGGGACTGTTACGCTGAAATTCATTGAATCAGACGTTATACGATGGATGGATATGGTCATAGATATATCCAATTTAAAGCAGATTGGAGAGCTTATTACCGAAATATCCAGAAGAAGAGCCGGCCTTAAAGAACTTACGGGCAGACCAAGCATGGTGCGTATTGTACTTACAGGAAGCGGTCCTCTGCATGAGATGGTATCAAGCGATGATGGGCAGGAATATATTCTCCAGACATTGAATGAAAAAGAACAATTCAGATTCCTTTTTGCGTATTTCATTAAAATCGATGATAATACACGTCCGGATATCAATTTGAAAGAAAGAAGACAGATACCAGATATTGTCGGCACGTACCTTCGTACGTATGACATCTGGAATGATCTTCCTGCCGAGGAAAAGAAAAAGGCATTAAGAAATATAGTTGAAGAACAGCCAGAAATCATGAGGTACAGCAAGTTAATCAAATCACTCAATGATGATATTCTTGTCCGTGCTTTTCGAAAGGCAGAGCTCTTAGGCGCTGAGATGCTGACTGAGGAGGAAGCAAATAATGAAGATCATTGA
- the ruvX gene encoding Holliday junction resolvase RuvX, with protein sequence MRIMSLDVGSQTIGVAVSDLFGWTAQGVETIRHTTREKDFARLRELTDQYKVEEFVLGLPLNMNGTKGMRAERTEEFAHELEEAFPDIPWRFWDERLTTVMAQKELIAANVSRKKRKKVIDKMAAVVILEDYLHYLALNGGKK encoded by the coding sequence ATGCGTATTATGAGTCTTGATGTTGGTTCTCAAACAATCGGCGTTGCTGTAAGTGACCTTTTTGGCTGGACAGCTCAGGGAGTTGAAACCATCCGGCATACTACGAGAGAAAAGGATTTCGCAAGACTTCGGGAGCTCACGGATCAGTATAAAGTGGAAGAGTTCGTATTGGGCCTGCCTTTAAACATGAACGGGACTAAAGGTATGCGCGCCGAACGTACTGAAGAATTTGCCCATGAACTGGAAGAAGCCTTTCCTGACATTCCCTGGAGATTCTGGGATGAAAGGCTTACAACTGTTATGGCGCAAAAAGAGCTGATTGCTGCGAATGTGAGCAGGAAGAAGCGGAAAAAAGTTATTGATAAAATGGCAGCAGTAGTTATTCTCGAGGATTACCTGCATTATCTCGCTCTGAATGGCGGGAAAAAGTAA